The genome window CAACATCCTCTGCAAAAATCCAGAATGAAGGTTCAGTTTTTTAAAGACGTTCTGAATTAActttattcaacttttttttaatgatagcTGTTTCTAATATTCGACTGAAGTATTCTGAAATGATTTCAGACATCAGTGATGATTCTGTATCTGTGTGATAtattctctctgtttgtgtttctgtgtgtctcaggCCTGAGGATTTCGGAGCAATTCGGGAGTTATCCATGAACCCCATCGGAGACAGAATCATCAGTGCCTTTTTCTCTCCAGGGTGCAGCAAGCTTGCTAATGTTACCCCATTTTTATACTGGATTAGATCAGATAATGAAATGACAACAATGTTTACattcagcccggtctcacggcagtttgtgcaaatgtcacgttatttttaatctattgattcgtgttcacgaggacgtttttcttgttttttacgtggtggccagcacgaaaatgtgaagtaatgtatttcaatgggaagcatatttcatgGTCACAGCATGaaaacggtagggagtagtataaagagccgaaaatTTGCGTAGGGAGGGAGgccgggggggtggatgggtcaaacaatacaggactttcacccgggcgagcggggatcgtgtcctgcatgtggcgtttagtttcccgtagtcttcctaatcgcAACCATCcagttattgtcgcgcgtccccagcatccgtccccagcggccgtctcccggcgtgtgaggcgccctttccccgtaatgtttttcctaaacccaacctccgccattcCTTTATTGTCGCACATCCCCCGCGGCTAACTCCCGGCATATGGGGCGTCCTTTTCAgctgtctcccggcgtgtgaggcgtcctttccccgtagggtatttcgtgctggccaccacctaaaaaacgagaaaaacgtcctttATTATGAACACTGATTAAGTTGCAAAGCACAGCATAGTGTAAACCACCACAGAGAACAtgatttaatttttgttttgttgtttttcaatcATGAAACTGCCTGAACTAACGATGCATAAATCAGAAGATAAAGTCAGTACTTTTGTGAACACAGAAACTTTTAATCCTTCACACGACAAACTGTAACACAACTGGAGTTATGAGAGCAGTTTGTAGTCCATCCTGTGTTTGTTAGTCACGttgaacaggaaacaggaaacattacTCATTACTCTTTCCGCTCTCTTTCTCCAGAAAGGAAACGGTGGACTTTGCCTCCTTTGTTCGGATTCTGGCTCATTTTCATCCCACAGAAACAAGCCGATCCAGAGACGGAGTACAGCCGGAGCCGGCCAACAGCAGGACCAGGAAACTCAAATGTTAGTCCACTTTGGTTTGTTCTGCTTCAGCTTTTCATTTCTACTTGGTGAGATGTGATCCACTAATGCcagtccctctgtctgtctgtgtgttcagttGCTTTCCAGTTGTATGATCAGGACAGAGATGGAAAGATTTCGCGAGAAGAGCTTCTTCAGGTCTGTTAAACTCATAACTGTAcgcgccgccgacttgatcttctaaagatacaggaagtcgttcattttcaatggaagctgcttctctcagctgcaaggagcggcaaaTCTGTGTTCCGCGTTTTGGGCCGTTTtgagcgttttgagcgaccagagcgtcaatcagaaagttgaaagtaggtcaactttatggtaatgagctatgacacggttcagcggcaaccaatcagaatatagacgtccttcacgctggctgattcccagagaaacatacgatgtaaactttggttcctaccaaaacattagttcagagaaaaaggaggaaaagctcatcatggccgttgcttggttccctatcatttatgatatttgcgtatagggaccagttaacgttacctgctggtcacatggtctctaaacagtccgctcacggtcaagtcctgcacggatcaacagctgacggctgctcgctctgcctgcacgctgctgcggttcagcggctaacgagcgagctaactgctaacagacaccgctgcgaccaacaaccaatacacattctgtcattatgtACGTAATTTATAAaagtgcagtggctgcttgatctttttccatgatgaacatagaaagctgctacgtcagagtggccgaagcctcaaacagcttccccggacttttgGACAAGCGTCCTttaccgggcggccagagcttctttgcagctcaagtcggcggcggtgtgtatgtacagtaactGTATATCTGCACACCTCTCTAAATACACAAGTAGTATATAATGCACAGTAatgcgcgtgcacgtgtgtgtagTGGCACGCGCATGTCTTTCTAGCGTTTTGATTGGTCGTACCTCCGTGCACGTCTTCCGTGCACACTAACGTAATGACGTCATCGCTTCTTTACGTTCGCGGAGCGGTCGTGTCTCTAGTGGCCGATTCTGGGAGTGCATCTCGCGGGGGCGTAATGACGTCGCTTACGTAGTGTGAGTCATCATcatttacatttgtaaaaaCATCTGATAGACCAATGGCTAGCTGTTAAGAGGGGTTTGCTATTGGTGACTTGTAAAAACGCCCTACAGGGGTGTGGTTTGTGGTGTTTAAAAACCCTTGTTTCAAGGCGGTCTGATCACTTTTTTATCCTCCGTTTTTAGCTAGTCTgttagctagcttgttaccACGTTTTCCCTAACAAAGGCTTCTGgagattttgctttttaattctttctgttagaaaagaaaaagagacggcaTTTTTTCAGCTATGTCTTTCTACGCATTTGGACAACAATCCGGATCATCTGGTGTCGAAGAAGGTGAGACAGCTAGAACAGACCCCACTACATTTGGTTTGAGCCATGTCCATCGAAAAGAGTCATTGCGAAGCGGTGAGACTAATACTGGAGCAACATTCGTGTTTTCTGTCCTTTAAACATCTCAAGGCTGACGAGGGCCGAATCCTTGGAGTAACAGAAACCGTTTTGTACGAGTTGAAAACGGCTGAAGATGTCACGACTAAAATCAAGGCTATGTATGACGCTTTTGTAGGTGATGATGCAGTTAAAATAGCCGAAATTAGAGAGATTGGGGACTATTGGAGTAATCTATATGCTAGAAAAAACTAACAGGGTGAAAATATGGGGAATTGTTTATGCCTGTTGTATAACCATATCAGTGAGCGATATCACATATCGCATGTATCTGGTATACTAGATCAGGCTATTGCTAATAACGTGAATGATGTTACAAAATACCAATGTAAGAGTGTTAATGTAGACCATACAGCTGTTTGTAGGTTAGAAAAATTGATGGTGATTGTAAGAAGACAACATACCACCCCTCCTTGGGAGGATCTGTTGCAGATGTTATTATCCGTGTTAATGACACGAGAGAGTATAGTGGAAACTTTTTGTGATGTCATAGCTAACATTACACACGATTTTAAGATGTTGAAAGTTTATCACCTACTGGTTATGTATACAATGCTTGTAGATACAGTGAGCTTGTATGTGAAAGAAAAACCCTATAACGACGTCTTACAGGATTTGCAAAAACTACATATATTCATAATCAGTAAAAGCAATGTATCCGAATTAGTAAAGATGCTATCTGTGCTAGAAGCTGTTTCACTGTCTTCATGACGGACATGTGTATGAATgtggttgtgtgtttttgtaaaaa of Sander lucioperca isolate FBNREF2018 chromosome 5, SLUC_FBN_1.2, whole genome shotgun sequence contains these proteins:
- the LOC118495004 gene encoding calcineurin B homologous protein 2-like encodes the protein MNPIGDRIISAFFSPGKETVDFASFVRILAHFHPTETSRSRDGVQPEPANSRTRKLKFAFQLYDQDRDGKISREELLQVC